Part of the Spinacia oleracea cultivar Varoflay chromosome 5, BTI_SOV_V1, whole genome shotgun sequence genome, aagaatatgttatagtatttgcaaaatggaaacggtcacattctaaaactcattcacccatagtcgcacaacccctaaAGTGAAcataaggtgtcaataccattggcaaggaaaattaatggcctcaaggtttataatcacattggttcacgactatcatagtcctctcgagtcactcactccttgaaatactattaagtacggactaaaatattttccatgaatgcaccatgaccaaccatgaaaatacccaaatcggcataccaatagggctaccattggggtaaagcaatacacactaagagggaagccgcattaatgattctagtcttgcaaaaataaaaattcgatctccccaattaactaccttgccaacattaaacaaaatggcgcatgacaaatgaacacccaagggttaaaatctaaagtgtcaaccaacgaaagttatggtccaattagcctaagtctgagagtcgcttggtcaagtattataggcttacgccacgtcattattttgagtctaggccacctccttgtattcatacacgggttataatcagaaagattaatgaaagtttgagtctaaatcacaacttccaactaaatcccagaaactggaatctgaaaagaaacaaaaaattactttcgatataattctttcgttaaaattaaataacgtaaaaataacgttttgaatctacgctatttgcatattttaagaaacgactaaatacgcttgaaaagtaagacaatttaaaggtccaccctaggcctactgaaattaaaggtccactataggcctaccaaacgaggctcactcagtctcgcctcgtgactcaaagaccacaaccatctacctttttgcccaaataaaaaaaaatttgaaggacttatgttggggagaaatcccaagcaaagaagaaaaaatagaaagagagaagggagagcgaaaagagcgagccatgaaatacttagcccgtacctcccaaagtgcgaaatttacccaagtaaatgaaggaaaagaattgagtcaaccaatcactagtagaaaaaactcTTATTGCAGcaggcttttagacccctgttgcagcgtacatcgtatgctgcaactggggggcctgcaacaagtctgaacttgttgcagcgtacaatgttcactgctaaaaggggtttttgcagcgtacatttatttgtacgctgcaacaagtctgaaattttgcgaaatttttttcccttgttgtagcgtacaatatatatgtacgctgcaacaaagcacttttggcgggaaaattctaattttgtttagggatacctagagtgccttgcaccaaatatagaaacctgtcaaaacaataatagaataacgcaacctgtataacaaatataaaaacaacaactggagttttgtatactatatatcccaaaaccaaagtgcacatattacatttaaatatatgttccaatttcaacataaacatacattttaatataaaatttattctataacaactaaaccaactcgatcaagcgcgctaaagccaataataaatacttgctggtaaaaaacttagcccattgctcacgaaccacatcaaattcctcgcataaggcgcaatcctcggagtgtagacctttacaaaaacagaaatttaaattaaacattagattaaatacaaattaaatatcacattttaacattcaagaaactaatgacaatgtcctaatagtctaaaatgagtccttaggttctttagttcaaagttgggagcgaaaatgtcattttagcctaaatatgacctataacggccaaagaagtcatgaatgtgcataaatagattggattataTTTTACATGCTTGTTGATATATAGTGACAAAAAATAAAGACGTAATAGGAATCAAGCAGGCAGCTCTAGGTATCCatatatataaaagaacaatatttaatacacATATCTTGCCATAAAAATAATGGTGAATACAAAGTTAAATGCAATCAGAACCAATAATTACCTGTCCTTGTGCTTTATACTCATCATAAGGTCGAAGCAGGTTATCACCACTAACTACACGCGGCATTCTCCTCCGTAGGAGTTGTTCTTCAGAAGTTAGAGCAGCCTGTATCTTCATTCTCATTGCATTGGCACCCTCAGTAGTTTTTGACAAAAGATCCAGCACTCCACTTACTGGTTGAGCAGCAACACCTATTAATCCTTTTCCAACACCCTGAACAAAACCCTCAACACCAGATGATTTTGCACCCTCAAGAGGCTTTGTGAACATTCCTGTTACTCCTCTGAATAGGCTTTTTGCAAGTGCTCCACCTCCTTCTCGGACAACATCACCAAAGTCACCCACTTTCTCCTGCAATAAACAAATGTTAGGATATGGCTGTGGCTTCTGGAAATGTAGGCTGGCAATTCATCTCATGATCAAGAAAATCTTCCACATATGAATTATATGAAGTATATACGATAcatccaaaagaaaaataaaaagcaaaCATACAGTGACTTAATTTAATACCCATCAGCCCTAACTTCTAACCCTGATTACTTATCAACTTTCTGTGTGAGTTTCCATATGAAAGCTTATCTTTCAGATGTTAACAGGTTAATAGGAGTGAACCTTCAATGTCATACTATGTTGGgttcttttttataattttaaattaaaagaaaTTAAGGAGCTTCAGAACTTTCAAGATAGAAATCTGGATTCTTAGTTTGTATACCACCTCTCTATCAGCACTTCCATACAATAAGCAAAATAGAAACTAAGTGAACCCTTCTCATGACTTTACAGCAGTGACTTACAAGCAGCGAAATACATTTTCGGAATTCTAATACCAAGCAAATGACATGGACATATATCATACAAACCTGTCTTTGTCGGCTCTGGATAAATTTCTTATCCATTGATATAGCTGCAGCACCTTTACTCATGTGTTCAAGTGCACTGCTTGCATTCCCAAGAATATCCACGCCAGAAAGCAGTTGTAGAGGTTGGCTAAGAAGATCCTTTTGTACATTTGAGGTAGCATTACTGATAATAGCACTTTGTCGCATAGAAACATTTTCCACAAACCTCTGGTGTATCCTCACCTAGTTATCACAGGGAAAAGTGACTAATAAAATTGTGttcttattttagaaaatatttaCACAGAACCAAACGACAACACAAACAAAGAAGTAAATCTGAATACAGATTTCCAGAAACGCATGGTTAATATGTGACATGAAGGCATGGTTCACGGCTGCTGTAGGAATGAAAATTGATAAGGTCTGGTAAAACCTGGAGCTGTACGCTTTatgtagtatttttttttttttgtagatcCATACCCTACTCTGAAAAGATTCATAGAGTTTATTGGGTCTAATGTCCAAAATGGGTGTTGAACTTCAAATTTTTCATATTCATAGCTCAATATCCTGCCTGTATGATGAACAACAAACCTAGCACATAATAACGAAGTGGAGGAAGACACAAATATGATATATTAAAGTTGGTTAAGCTAATGTAAGAAAACAAAAGGTGAAACCTTCACCAACATTGTCAAGGAAAACAAATAAAAGGGCAAGTGGTCACACAAATCACCCGAGTTCCATCACAATTCAGAGTCAGATTAGGGAAAACCAGTTAACTTGTTGCGTGTTTCAGATTTTCAACTTgtaatataaaaaagaaaaatacaaggtaTGTGGGTCAGATCTGGGTAAGGTCTGGGTCTGAAAACATACACCTTTAAGAAGAGGACCTTGAACCAGATCCAACCCTAGGACACAGATCACAGGGTTAGAAAAAAATAGACCTATAAGAGAGGTGTCTTCATAAGACGATGTCCTGCATAAAAGGACATGCAGCATTGTGTTACCACAACCCACAGAGCAGAAAAAATAACAAGGATACCATTGGTTTTGTACCAGAAAAAAACAATTTAAGTTAAAACTAATGAGCAATGAAAGTAGATTATAGTGGAAGGGAACTCCAACTAAAGCCCTTAACCAAGGAGATTCTTACTGGCATATTTTCCATATTCCCCAATGCCGTCATCAAGGATGCCCAGAAACCAAGCACACCCTTTGGTCGCTGAGTTGGTGACATAACCATTGATACCTTAAGTCGTACTTATTTCAGTCAATGAATATAATCTTGAATAACATAAACCATTATAACCCAATGTATTACCATGAAGCAAAAACATTAAACACCAATGGTCCAATACAATCATAATCCACACACATTTCATACCAAGCTTGAGTCGAGTAAACTGATACATTTACCAAAATATGAATCTCTGAAGTCTAAAATGCAATAATGAAGGCATTCCCCATTATATTAATAAACCGTCATATAAATGTCCCCAAGTTAAATTAACaatcaaaatcggaaaaaaaaatcaaaccctaacaatcaaaatcggaaaaaatgtatcaattaacacaaaaaataagaataatttatataatcaaaccctaaaaatacgaaattaggggaaaaatcaagaattgactgaaagcaaaccctaaaaatacgaaattagggaaaaacaaatacaaaaagTTAGAAAACTATACCTCCTCAAACAGATTCGCGCAGGAGAGAGTAAGGGATCGAAATACTTGGGACTGAGACGGCGAGAACAGAACGcgatgggggagatgaggcgagaacacagacccatcggcgaagacagcgacgcagggccgagcaacgcctgagttcgacggctggtgagttcgacggctgagttCGAAGGCTGAGGTCGAAGGCCAGATGCTTGGAGAGAAGGAGTCGAGCAAATTTTCACAAAAACCAAGACGAATTGTCACCCAATTTCAACAATTACttgcaaaaaacccaaaaaaaccacgaattagagagagaaagagagcagatgaagaagaagaagaatgaggaggtgagagagtacgCAGGGAAAGCCGAGGGAAGAAGAGGGAGTACTGAGCGTGGAAATGGTCcttaggtttgagatgaaatgtttttcttaattagctttgcagcgaattttttttattgcagggggcttttatctgtacgctgcaaaataaatgggctattgcagggggcttttactttgtacgctgcaaaaaactctcttgctgcgggcaattaatttgtacgctggaacaaccctttataaagtttgacccgcgttgacctactggttgttgaagcgtattattacatgtacgctgcaacaagggggttgcaacaggggttttttctactagtgaatccaaatcataaaattctacgatgtctaccctttccaatctttatgttcttagacgccttcgctctggggtccctgttcagctcatttaacccatccatattCTCATTCCCAtcacccaagaaaccattacctcaactcttgttttttcgaacttgttgtcaaccacaaaccacgcacgaccattgacacgtgcgtcatacccattatttccaaagctcaaaacctgctcttataccaccattagcataatgaccatataacttgtatacccttgagccgtcctcatgctgctcattggccttggttgatgtaaactcgtgacactagcacgaagatgcaaattgtgagccctagcagatataatcctcatgcttgaccaacacctatacaaattctcctatctcattcaacccatctttcaaaccgacttgagtcacaaacaaaaaaaggaaacaaatgaaaagtgcaaaaaaaataataaaatgtgaataataaaaaaaaactttgcaaaagcgcctctaaagttagtctaaaaagaaaaataaagaagcatttagcgcaccaaaaaaatatccgcccagaaaccattttcagcgcccagagctgggcgccgaaatctttagcgcccaagcctgggcgccgaatctctctgcttgctgaaaaatttgtccagaagtgctcgtcattttatccgcacatacacggaaaaataacgaacacttggaggggtacagcacgtattcagatatacgtaccaccaaagaaatacatgtactcaatcgaaaaaatataaaacaaattttttggcttacgacaaggcagcagattaagataataataaacttcacttattctaccgtttcaaacaatatgtttccacctcagaacatacttatcgaattcggcattctaagaaaccattttctaggctaagaactacgcaagacctgattccaaattaaatctatttaaggcggatacgtaggcaatccatgattcggtccaaccaatttgcaaaaatattaaagcctatagaataacaagaataaaaatagaagtcccttattgaaatttaattacttgcaacccaagtcgaaagaaaaatttaagtcaaagaaagaatccaagtcaccaagatgccaaaattaatgagcatacatcgaaaaataataagggcacgtacccttgccagaagaagcactcacactcctaggcacttagccaagactcaaaagatcactctgcctcaattgaatgggggctagcgcaagcgtccatgacctctaaaatactcgacttgacccaccctaaagcgaactaactcacttaacgactttctttcaccactagacacagtcatgatcgccaacaagtagtaagggcagtaagcttgcaataaagaggattgttctacggcaccaccctatcgttccttcgaactcagggcacccatggtaattcaaatgctttctaattccctttgaaaaaataaatggtacattgtcaataggacttggcacttaaccaaggctcaccctactcagacatatgacacgggcatctaaaatcgaaatctaaaagcatcattaatgggaagacataatagcaactgggggctaaaaactgaaatgaaagagctagggaaaaagCTAAGTACACCTTGACctttgtacggacatacaccaagtaaatctaagtcgatttgaaaacggtttatattcccgcaatccTGGAAAAGATgaccctaaaagcctaaagcatatgccaaacgggcataagtaatatcttgacgcccgcaccctggcttccagcaaatccttagacaacattccaaaaaacgtaacagtattttgattcactcatgtaatcctgtacgaacccttctataagtcagcttgcttaggacacctcggattgtacacagtaggactcggattttaaataattttcaaatgattttcaaagacttcctcaaacataataaagtgtcgttggtttaagctaagtatgcgtttatctcaatgttgcaagtgagtcaaaagattcctAAATAcaattatgggtaaagaaaggcacctagcttttggtcaaggcacacttcaacatatgattaccttgaccatggcaatgtcgcacaatacgacatttacaagaaaagtagcaaattactacccgaacgtacctcgcactaaacgagtctggttcaaactattcatgatccatgtcaccatgaatgcataaagacgtatgcaaagcaatatagcaccaagccaatcccgtagctacaattgggggcttgagaaaaacactctaaaaatgctcgaaatgacgattttatcgcaaattctcgacgctaatgctatacatatgtcataggggctcaatcttaaactttaaatcgtgcaaaacgaaccttagaatggctacaacccctcccaaattctaagcactacttagaatatataaagtcaccccactaacaagggtaactgaaaatcgcgagtcaccaaaactccgatcaaatcactgcacataacgctcgctcTATTAAGCgcctgttacacagtctacatcgttccaaagcaaaagagaaagaaaaaaaatcaatctgtcaaagttctgcccataaatcattttcaacgcccagagctgggcgccgatatcttaaattagcctgggcgctgaatatctctgcttgctaaatcttgccctgatataaaaacaagaaagaaacacctatgaatcctcgcatcgaacgaagtaataagccgtgcaaacccacgcagaaggtgctacacttattcgagcacctgaacaaggcatgatgaaatattccaatgcaaaaaaaaaatataatgatatcccaacacctggaggaatgttctaagacacgccgttaggccacacaagcctgcgttgcaccataatcccgcagtacaagtctaaaaaagggtaaggcacattgcactaatgcaagcacgaccaagagtaagaggcaaagactacttatcgcccaaatgcaagccacacgacttctacattaaggattaaaggtagcaaaacattacctaccacggaagggatagctcgcacctacacgagcgaaaccccaaggcatctttctcgagagaacctacaaaatcgtacgccaaaaggaagtatcccaacatgcatacttgggggctccaagctacgaaacaaccataacaaaaaaaaatctcgaagcaaatgtttgaacaatcgaaagggcacgatgtttgagcccacttcatgaatggacctgacccctatcaagcttctaagcaaactattcaaaatcagtcattgctcaataaaaaaaaaattgattcaagcaaactgattaatggaccgcacacaacggccattctatgaacgctcgttcgcacatacatatcatcattcacgaacacgttcaaaaaaatataagagcgatcaaagtcttacacctcaaggtatgttcctcgggccatatagtgaaggaaataatgcccttggtccaagtatgcattctatgttaagtctaataaatgcggttcagtattaattaacaagttaataattcagtgagatcaagtgagctgaatgcctagctagaggccgcttcagttcaagtggaattaatgatattaatccacagcttactcttgactgaacccatagggtcacacaaatagtacgtaaacggatcaagtatttaatggcattaaacactccatctatggatattcggaatcgacggatcttggtttcagtgggagctgagatcgtcacaggcaagaaatgaatactccggaaacgatgatattgccggaaacagaaatatggatcgtatcggaaatataaatattatccaagtcgtagatgttgccggaaacagaaacatggtacgtatcggaaaatattatcggaaatagaaatattgccggaatcggaaatattgccggaaacggaaatattgtctgaatcggaaatattatcggaatcggaaaataattccggaaacggaaatattaaatatttgttcgaaacggaaattaattccggaatcggaaatgtttaatattgttcgcatcggaaatgaattccggaatcggaaatttaatcggaagcgtatcgtacgaataagcatcggacgaggcctgccggacgagggcccaacacgaagccaggccatcgcccagcaagccaagcgcgccacacgaacagccaaggccacgccaggcccagcgcaaggccaggcccagcaggccgtggcagcgcgcacagcgcgcgcagcgcgcgcagctgcgagcaatgggctgcgagcattgctgcagctcgcgtgggcttgtagctcgcgtgggccgtgcggccgtgtgggctgtgcgcgggcatggcctgcacgcttgcgggtcatgctcgcgtagtgtttgtgttcgcatacgaaacctaaaacatgcaggattcgttt contains:
- the LOC130461479 gene encoding uncharacterized protein; the protein is MVMSPTQRPKGVLGFWASLMTALGNMENMPVRIHQRFVENVSMRQSAIISNATSNVQKDLLSQPLQLLSGVDILGNASSALEHMSKGAAAISMDKKFIQSRQRQEKVGDFGDVVREGGGALAKSLFRGVTGMFTKPLEGAKSSGVEGFVQGVGKGLIGVAAQPVSGVLDLLSKTTEGANAMRMKIQAALTSEEQLLRRRMPRVVSGDNLLRPYDEYKAQGQNEHVGIRVFWSRGEHTRAFKYLQDHEDRRVLWEKSSFVPFWEAIQGFEGVAGVN